From Vagococcus jeotgali, one genomic window encodes:
- a CDS encoding Cof-type HAD-IIB family hydrolase, whose translation MTYIAFFDVDGTLCDSSGEVLDTSRESIKKFRDEGNLAYICTGRSKPEILDDILSVGFDGVIGAGGGYVVVEDKVIKHLTMPKDSVENIVAFFKQHDIGYYLESNDGLFGSENCIRKIKEEIKAIADKTGESFKELDDKNQWFYDVLESHKGQHIDYGNVNKISFINNTLPFSDIADTFGEQFHMYHSTVPLFGPESGEIAVRGIDKKKAVSYVLEYLDMPKNKAIAFGDGDNDISMFEAVGYGIAMDNATDKLKSIAHEVTKDADEHGIAISFEQQNWKNER comes from the coding sequence ATGACATATATTGCATTCTTTGATGTAGATGGTACTTTGTGTGACAGTAGTGGTGAAGTACTTGATACAAGCCGAGAGAGTATTAAGAAATTTAGAGATGAAGGAAACCTAGCTTACATCTGTACAGGTAGATCTAAACCAGAAATTTTGGATGATATTTTAAGTGTGGGTTTTGATGGTGTAATCGGTGCTGGTGGTGGGTATGTTGTTGTAGAAGATAAAGTGATTAAGCACCTGACTATGCCAAAAGATTCTGTAGAAAACATCGTAGCATTCTTTAAACAACATGATATTGGTTATTACTTAGAGTCCAATGATGGATTATTTGGTAGTGAGAATTGTATACGTAAAATAAAAGAAGAAATTAAAGCCATTGCAGATAAAACTGGTGAGTCTTTTAAAGAATTAGATGACAAAAATCAATGGTTTTACGATGTGTTAGAAAGTCATAAAGGTCAACATATAGATTATGGTAATGTGAATAAGATTTCATTTATTAATAACACCTTACCTTTTAGTGATATTGCAGATACATTTGGTGAACAATTTCATATGTATCACTCCACAGTCCCATTATTTGGACCAGAAAGTGGCGAGATTGCTGTTCGTGGCATTGATAAGAAAAAAGCAGTTAGTTATGTGCTAGAATACTTAGATATGCCAAAAAACAAGGCCATTGCTTTTGGTGATGGGGACAATGATATTTCCATGTTTGAAGCAGTAGGTTATGGCATTGCTATGGACAATGCGACTGATAAATTAAAAAGTATTGCTCATGAAGTGACAAAAGATGCTGATGAACATGGTATTGCCATAAGTTTTGAACAACAAAATTGGAAAAATGAAAGATAA
- a CDS encoding beta-glucoside-specific PTS transporter subunit IIABC encodes MDQKKLAQQIVEDMGGKENITQNWHCITRLRFNVKDSKKIKIEAIKQLDGVMGAQFQSGQFQVIIGSEVGNVFEEVDKITGGGDSSEGEPHKSSENILDKLFDIISGIFTPILAAITGSGLLKGIMAILVWANLLNAESQTYIVLNAIADATFYFLPFLIAFAAANKFKTNPSLAGALAGVLMYPQLMELAAGGEMSSIAFLGFINIPLNSYASTVLPIILGVWIMSYVEKYAKKIVPNSLTIIFVPLITLVVTAPIVLAFIAPLGTFIGTYLEMFFTTLFTVAGPLAGALMGGLMPLIVVTGMHYAFFPGAFASLEKFGYDIMLLPLNLVANLAQAGATLGVLIKTKDKAMKQIALSAFIPALFGITEPAIYGVTMKLKRPFYASMIGGAVGGAIYGTFVVKTFSFAVPGILALPTYIQDGSNNFMWAIIGVLSSFVVGLVVTLIMPFDLGEDKATDLKESDVLTEEKPNPDNKPQEILAPITGKVVDLSTCPDETFASGIVGKGIGVIPSGDAVYAPFNGTVTMVTPSKHAIGLVSDAGVELLVHIGIDTVSLNGDGFDYHVKDGDVVECGQKLLSFDRSKIDAANLSLFTPVVVTNTPNFLDVMPAVKDQVEVTAGKEEVIIVVN; translated from the coding sequence ATGGACCAAAAAAAATTAGCCCAACAAATTGTAGAGGATATGGGAGGTAAGGAAAATATCACCCAAAATTGGCACTGTATTACAAGGCTTAGATTTAATGTGAAAGATAGTAAAAAAATCAAGATTGAAGCCATTAAGCAATTAGATGGTGTCATGGGGGCCCAGTTTCAAAGTGGTCAGTTCCAAGTCATTATTGGGAGTGAAGTTGGTAATGTCTTTGAAGAAGTGGACAAAATCACAGGTGGCGGGGATTCTAGTGAAGGTGAGCCGCATAAGTCATCTGAAAATATTTTAGATAAATTATTTGATATTATCTCGGGGATATTTACTCCGATATTAGCTGCTATTACAGGTAGTGGGTTGCTTAAAGGAATCATGGCCATTCTAGTTTGGGCTAATTTATTAAATGCAGAAAGTCAAACATATATTGTTTTAAATGCGATTGCTGATGCGACGTTTTATTTCTTACCATTTCTAATTGCTTTTGCAGCAGCGAATAAATTTAAAACGAACCCATCTCTTGCTGGTGCTTTAGCCGGGGTGTTGATGTATCCGCAGTTAATGGAACTTGCTGCCGGTGGTGAAATGAGTAGTATTGCATTTTTAGGGTTTATTAATATTCCTTTAAATAGCTATGCTTCCACTGTCTTACCTATTATTTTAGGTGTTTGGATTATGAGTTACGTTGAAAAGTATGCTAAAAAAATCGTACCGAACTCATTGACTATCATCTTTGTACCACTTATTACATTAGTCGTGACCGCACCGATTGTACTTGCCTTTATTGCACCACTTGGTACGTTTATTGGTACTTACTTAGAGATGTTCTTTACAACTTTATTTACAGTAGCAGGTCCACTAGCAGGAGCTTTAATGGGTGGATTAATGCCGCTAATTGTTGTAACAGGAATGCATTATGCCTTTTTCCCAGGAGCATTTGCTAGTTTAGAAAAATTTGGTTATGACATTATGTTATTACCACTTAACTTAGTTGCCAACCTAGCGCAAGCTGGTGCAACGTTAGGTGTTTTAATAAAAACAAAGGATAAAGCGATGAAACAAATTGCTTTATCAGCTTTTATTCCAGCTTTATTTGGTATCACAGAACCGGCTATTTACGGGGTGACCATGAAGTTAAAACGTCCATTTTATGCCAGTATGATTGGTGGTGCTGTAGGGGGTGCCATTTATGGGACGTTTGTTGTGAAGACATTTAGTTTCGCAGTACCTGGTATTTTAGCTTTACCAACTTATATTCAAGATGGTTCAAACAACTTTATGTGGGCTATCATCGGTGTGTTATCAAGTTTTGTGGTGGGATTAGTCGTGACACTTATTATGCCGTTTGATTTAGGGGAAGATAAGGCAACAGATTTAAAAGAGTCAGACGTGTTAACAGAAGAAAAACCAAATCCAGATAACAAGCCTCAAGAAATCTTAGCACCAATCACAGGAAAAGTAGTTGATTTATCTACTTGTCCAGACGAAACGTTTGCCTCAGGAATTGTAGGTAAAGGAATCGGTGTTATACCAAGTGGGGACGCGGTATATGCACCGTTTAACGGGACAGTAACGATGGTGACACCTAGTAAACATGCTATAGGGCTTGTATCAGATGCTGGAGTAGAGCTGTTAGTTCATATCGGGATAGACACAGTGTCCTTAAATGGGGACGGGTTTGATTATCATGTTAAGGATGGTGATGTGGTTGAGTGTGGCCAAAAATTATTAAGTTTTGACCGCAGTAAAATTGATGCTGCTAACCTTAGTTTATTTACACCCGTTGTTGTGACGAACACACCAAATTTCTTAGACGTCATGCCTGCTGTAAAAGATCAAGTAGAAGTCACAGCTGGCAAAGAAGAAGTTATTATTGTTGTTAATTAA
- a CDS encoding YueI family protein: MGKDIQDYLDKGINGAPQLRPDEKRKFLGTYRERVVFVLTYAELTKDQYKAFCLEQIEHHPNGTILINANVNMTIQSQIMKLSQEQQVTFRLVDTNDLTPKPESIALVYTLDHAIDKEDIYLTIPIKKTSPELEKSVVNPVSEVPKAESFFKKLFKRK, translated from the coding sequence ATGGGAAAAGATATTCAAGATTATCTTGATAAAGGGATAAACGGTGCTCCCCAACTAAGACCTGATGAGAAAAGAAAATTTCTAGGTACTTATAGGGAGAGAGTTGTCTTTGTTTTAACTTATGCTGAACTAACTAAAGATCAGTATAAAGCTTTCTGTTTAGAGCAAATTGAGCATCATCCAAACGGAACTATCTTAATTAATGCTAATGTCAATATGACAATACAATCACAAATCATGAAGCTCTCACAAGAGCAACAAGTAACTTTTAGATTAGTGGATACCAATGATTTAACACCTAAACCAGAAAGTATCGCCTTGGTTTATACACTAGATCATGCTATTGATAAGGAAGATATTTATTTAACAATACCTATAAAAAAAACCTCACCAGAATTAGAAAAATCAGTTGTGAATCCTGTGTCAGAAGTACCAAAAGCAGAAAGTTTTTTCAAAAAATTATTTAAAAGAAAATAG
- a CDS encoding glycoside hydrolase family 1 protein, giving the protein MKELQNGFPQGFLWGGATAANQIEGAYDEGGKGMSTSDYAAYKDPYATGKVDNFTFNVTSKELAEYKENPEKYLFPKRWGIDFYHRYKEDIALFAEMGFKTFRLSISWARIFPTGLETEPNEEGLAFYDKVFDECAKYGIEPLVTMSHYEMPITLTEKYNGWISRELIPLFENYAKVLFNRYKSKVKYWITFNEMNMNLNSLYTGAGVLEDLILPEDRLQATYQASHHQFLASALAVKAAKEIMPDAQIGCMINQIEAYANTTKPEDQLQALKSNQLNMFYPDVQARGAYPSYMTRYFADNDIHVVMEAGDAKILEEGKVDYVAISYYMSHVAEAREDAAELAGSFDSPIKNEHLELSQWDWPIDPIGLRISLMKLYDRYELPLFVCENGLGAKDEITEDGRIHDDYRIDYIRKHVEQMKEAIRDGVDLMGYTTWGCIDLISCGTSQMSKRYGFIYVDQDDKGEGSLTRYRKDSFNWYKEVIVSNGENL; this is encoded by the coding sequence ATGAAAGAATTACAAAATGGATTTCCACAAGGATTTTTATGGGGCGGGGCAACAGCTGCTAACCAAATCGAAGGAGCTTATGATGAAGGCGGAAAAGGGATGTCAACATCAGACTATGCAGCATATAAAGATCCATATGCAACTGGTAAAGTAGATAACTTTACATTCAACGTTACATCAAAAGAATTAGCAGAATATAAAGAAAACCCAGAAAAATATCTATTCCCAAAACGTTGGGGAATTGATTTTTATCACCGTTACAAAGAAGATATTGCTTTATTTGCAGAGATGGGATTTAAAACATTTAGACTCTCAATCTCTTGGGCACGTATTTTCCCAACAGGTTTAGAGACTGAGCCAAATGAAGAAGGGTTAGCATTTTATGATAAAGTGTTTGATGAGTGTGCGAAATACGGTATCGAACCACTAGTAACCATGTCTCATTATGAGATGCCAATTACATTAACTGAAAAGTATAATGGTTGGATTAGTCGTGAATTAATTCCACTATTTGAAAATTATGCTAAAGTATTATTCAACCGCTATAAATCAAAAGTAAAATACTGGATTACATTTAATGAAATGAACATGAACTTAAATAGTTTATACACTGGTGCTGGGGTATTAGAAGACTTGATTTTACCAGAAGACAGATTACAAGCAACATATCAAGCAAGTCATCATCAGTTTTTAGCAAGTGCTTTAGCTGTAAAAGCTGCTAAAGAAATCATGCCAGATGCTCAAATTGGTTGTATGATTAACCAAATTGAAGCTTATGCTAACACAACAAAACCAGAAGACCAACTACAAGCTCTAAAATCAAACCAATTAAATATGTTCTACCCAGATGTACAAGCTCGTGGAGCTTACCCAAGTTATATGACGAGATACTTTGCTGATAATGATATTCATGTGGTGATGGAAGCAGGAGATGCTAAGATTTTAGAAGAAGGTAAAGTAGATTATGTAGCTATTAGCTACTATATGTCACACGTAGCAGAAGCCCGTGAAGATGCTGCAGAACTTGCTGGATCATTTGATAGCCCAATTAAAAATGAACATTTAGAATTGTCACAATGGGACTGGCCAATTGACCCAATCGGTTTACGTATTTCATTAATGAAATTATATGACCGTTATGAATTACCATTGTTTGTGTGTGAAAACGGACTAGGTGCCAAAGATGAGATCACAGAAGACGGACGTATTCATGATGATTATCGAATTGATTACATCCGTAAACACGTGGAACAAATGAAAGAAGCCATCAGAGATGGTGTTGATTTAATGGGATATACAACATGGGGCTGTATTGATTTAATTAGCTGTGGAACAAGTCAAATGAGTAAACGCTACGGCTTTATCTACGTGGATCAAGATGACAAAGGTGAAGGAAGCCTAACTCGCTACCGTAAAGATTCATTTAACTGGTACAAAGAAGTTATCGTATCAAACGGCGAGAACTTATAA
- a CDS encoding cadmium resistance transporter has translation MSLLPVIITAFVSTNIDDLFLLTLFFTQAKSKKDYQTIIISQLLGIYTILITSIILGNLLTSTDVLPIHLLGAIPFTIGMIGFVKFIKHKNIPTTDVTQTKLAIPTLTLITLSNGSNNLSVYLPLFSQYSYLETLLVIITFGVMVLLWCLAGSWLSKNNLLEKTLERVSDWLVPIVYICLGLIIFFN, from the coding sequence TTGTCTTTATTACCTGTTATCATCACGGCTTTTGTTAGTACTAATATTGATGACTTATTTTTACTCACACTATTCTTTACCCAAGCTAAATCTAAAAAAGATTATCAAACTATTATTATTAGTCAACTTTTAGGTATTTATACTATTTTAATAACAAGTATCATCTTAGGAAATCTGCTCACCTCGACAGACGTCTTACCTATTCACTTATTGGGAGCTATCCCTTTTACAATCGGTATGATCGGTTTTGTTAAATTTATCAAGCATAAAAATATACCCACAACTGATGTAACTCAAACTAAGTTGGCAATCCCTACTCTAACTTTGATTACCCTATCTAACGGATCAAATAACTTAAGTGTCTATCTTCCGCTATTTAGCCAATATTCTTATTTAGAAACACTACTTGTCATCATCACTTTTGGTGTCATGGTTCTACTATGGTGTTTGGCTGGATCATGGCTGTCAAAAAATAATCTGTTAGAAAAAACTTTAGAACGGGTGAGTGATTGGTTAGTTCCTATTGTATATATCTGCTTAGGACTGATTATATTTTTCAACTAA
- a CDS encoding PRD domain-containing protein, which translates to MKSLNNNLVLAVNEKDEEFVLFGTGIGFKKKKGDPIDETLVTKTFLSNENQNMLAIIENIDPEVLDVTEKIVAYGENLLNKKINASIILALTDHIQFAIKREREGMEIKESNLQWEIPFLYAREYAVGKQALEIIQSGLGVLLPELEASFIALHFVNAQDGMESMDDTLLITNITKSMVKTIQTLFGVSLNKESLNYSRFVTHIRYFMNRQLHGTEQNQVPNEKLYGIIQEQYPKSYACGLVIREMLSRDYGFNISDDKMIYLMIHIERVVKDTQHI; encoded by the coding sequence GTGAAATCACTAAATAATAATTTAGTCTTAGCTGTTAACGAAAAAGATGAAGAATTTGTTCTTTTTGGTACAGGGATTGGATTTAAAAAGAAAAAAGGAGATCCAATTGATGAAACTTTAGTTACAAAAACGTTTTTAAGCAATGAGAATCAAAATATGTTAGCTATTATTGAAAATATTGATCCAGAAGTGTTAGATGTAACAGAAAAGATCGTGGCATACGGAGAAAACTTACTAAACAAAAAAATCAATGCTAGTATTATCTTAGCTTTAACCGATCACATTCAGTTTGCGATTAAAAGAGAGCGTGAGGGTATGGAGATAAAGGAGAGTAATCTTCAGTGGGAAATCCCGTTTCTATACGCCAGAGAATACGCAGTTGGTAAACAAGCTTTAGAAATTATTCAATCAGGCTTAGGCGTGTTATTACCAGAGCTTGAAGCGTCATTTATTGCCCTTCATTTTGTAAATGCACAAGATGGCATGGAGTCTATGGATGATACGCTACTGATTACTAATATTACCAAAAGTATGGTGAAGACGATTCAGACTTTATTTGGTGTCTCTCTTAACAAAGAGAGTTTAAACTATTCAAGATTTGTCACCCATATTCGCTATTTCATGAACCGGCAATTACACGGGACAGAGCAAAATCAGGTACCAAACGAGAAATTATACGGTATTATCCAAGAACAGTACCCAAAAAGTTATGCTTGCGGTCTAGTGATTCGTGAGATGTTAAGTCGGGATTATGGGTTTAATATTAGTGATGACAAAATGATTTATTTAATGATACATATAGAAAGAGTGGTTAAAGACACTCAACACATTTAA
- the gshAB gene encoding bifunctional glutamate--cysteine ligase GshA/glutathione synthetase GshB: MKNLQEQLKSKKTAMLLNEFRIGLEKESQRVTSKGELADTPHPKKLGSRSFHPYIQTDFSETQIELITQVFDTNRGTLRQLSALHEVVLRSMEHNEELWALSMPPDLPIDDTNIVIAKLEDQGDINYRRYLAKVYGKRKQMVSGIHYNFEFSDELITLLFNEQDEYVSIKEFRTALYMKISRQYLRYRWLLTYLFGASPYADENYFTTESLHQPVRSIRNSQYGYTNRPDIKVSYHTLEEYTTDLMKLVNDGELIEAKEFYASVRLRGGGCRDVQGLVDKGVQYIELRNIDLDPFEKVGISSDTLDFIHLFLMTLLYLEEESTDADKLIEIGELYNNTVALENPLSKTEFYEEGAWLLEEMGKVNELLHETADYTDVLNSTLTALENPSETLAGRMVTEMTEKNWTNTEFGQYYAKKYHDIAFEKPYQLAGYRGMELSTQILMFDAIQKGIHVEVLDENDQFLKLTFNNHVEYVKNANMTSHDSYIVPLLMENKTVTKKVLHEAGFRVPLGKEFSTIEEALSSFGVFQDKAIVIKPKTTNYGLGISIFKDGATYEDYKVAVEIAFKEDDHILVEEFLPGTEYRFFVLDGKTRGVMLRTPANVVGDGEHTIAELVAEKNTDVLRGTHHRSPLEIIKLSDIEKLMLKEQGLTVDSIPSEGKRVYLRENSNVSTGGDSLDVTDDMPESYKKIAEEAVDALGAVVCGIDLIIPDKEVKGVKDSTTYGIIEGNFNPAMHMHIYPYAGESRRLTMDVLHMLYPEVFK; encoded by the coding sequence ATGAAAAACTTACAAGAGCAATTAAAATCAAAAAAAACTGCGATGCTATTAAATGAATTTCGCATTGGCTTAGAAAAAGAAAGCCAACGTGTGACATCAAAAGGTGAGTTAGCTGATACACCACATCCAAAAAAATTAGGAAGTCGTAGCTTCCATCCATATATCCAAACAGATTTTAGTGAAACTCAAATTGAACTGATTACTCAAGTGTTTGATACAAATAGAGGAACATTAAGACAATTATCAGCACTTCATGAAGTTGTCTTACGTTCTATGGAGCATAATGAAGAGTTATGGGCACTTAGTATGCCACCAGATTTGCCAATTGATGATACGAATATTGTGATTGCAAAATTAGAAGATCAGGGGGATATTAATTATCGCCGTTACTTAGCCAAAGTTTATGGTAAGAGAAAACAAATGGTCAGTGGGATTCATTATAATTTTGAATTTTCTGATGAATTAATCACGCTTTTATTTAACGAGCAAGATGAATATGTATCAATCAAAGAATTTAGAACGGCTCTTTACATGAAAATATCCAGACAATACTTGCGTTATCGCTGGTTACTCACTTATCTTTTTGGTGCAAGTCCTTATGCTGATGAAAACTATTTCACAACAGAAAGTTTACATCAACCAGTTAGAAGTATCAGAAATAGTCAGTACGGTTACACTAATCGTCCTGACATTAAAGTGTCTTATCACACCCTTGAAGAGTACACCACTGATTTAATGAAGCTAGTAAATGACGGTGAACTGATTGAAGCTAAAGAATTCTATGCTTCAGTGAGACTACGTGGTGGAGGTTGCCGTGACGTACAAGGTTTAGTTGATAAAGGGGTACAATATATCGAGCTTCGAAATATTGATCTAGATCCTTTTGAAAAAGTCGGAATTTCAAGTGATACGCTTGATTTTATCCACTTATTCTTAATGACGTTATTATATCTAGAAGAAGAAAGCACAGATGCTGATAAATTAATTGAAATAGGTGAGTTATACAACAACACAGTAGCTCTTGAAAATCCGTTATCAAAAACTGAATTTTATGAGGAGGGTGCTTGGTTACTTGAAGAGATGGGTAAAGTTAATGAGTTGTTACATGAGACAGCTGACTATACAGATGTCTTAAACAGTACCCTAACTGCTCTTGAGAATCCTTCAGAAACCTTGGCGGGGCGTATGGTGACTGAAATGACTGAAAAGAATTGGACAAATACAGAGTTTGGTCAGTATTATGCTAAAAAATACCATGATATCGCCTTTGAAAAACCTTATCAATTAGCAGGTTATCGTGGTATGGAGTTATCCACTCAAATTTTAATGTTTGATGCTATTCAAAAAGGCATCCATGTTGAAGTGTTAGATGAAAATGATCAATTCTTAAAGCTAACCTTCAATAATCATGTGGAATACGTGAAAAATGCTAATATGACCAGTCATGATTCTTATATTGTACCGCTATTGATGGAAAACAAAACGGTGACGAAAAAAGTATTACACGAAGCAGGGTTTAGAGTGCCACTAGGTAAAGAATTTAGTACAATAGAAGAGGCGCTATCTTCATTTGGTGTTTTCCAAGATAAGGCTATTGTGATTAAGCCTAAAACGACGAATTACGGGCTAGGAATTTCGATTTTTAAAGACGGAGCCACTTATGAAGATTATAAGGTTGCTGTTGAGATTGCCTTTAAAGAAGATGATCATATTTTAGTTGAGGAGTTTTTACCAGGAACGGAGTACCGCTTCTTTGTGTTAGATGGTAAAACTCGTGGTGTGATGCTACGCACACCAGCTAATGTAGTCGGTGACGGTGAACATACTATTGCTGAACTTGTTGCTGAGAAAAACACAGATGTTTTAAGAGGGACCCATCACAGATCGCCTCTTGAGATTATCAAGTTATCAGACATTGAAAAACTGATGTTAAAAGAGCAAGGCTTAACAGTAGATAGTATTCCCAGTGAAGGCAAGCGTGTGTACTTGCGTGAAAATTCTAACGTTAGTACAGGCGGGGACTCACTAGATGTGACAGATGACATGCCTGAGAGCTATAAAAAAATTGCAGAGGAAGCCGTTGATGCTCTAGGTGCTGTTGTGTGTGGGATTGATTTGATCATTCCAGATAAAGAGGTTAAAGGAGTGAAAGATAGTACCACTTACGGTATTATTGAGGGGAACTTTAATCCGGCGATGCATATGCATATCTACCCTTATGCTGGAGAGAGTAGACGTTTGACGATGGATGTCTTGCATATGCTTTATCCAGAAGTATTTAAATAA
- a CDS encoding PTS fructose transporter subunit IIABC, whose amino-acid sequence MKITDLLVEECMILDLKATDKTSAITEMVQKLYATKRINDVAIFEAGILAREDQMTTGLGDGIAMPHAKNKAVEKPTVLFAKSDKGVDYDSLDGEPTYLFFMIAAPEGANDTHLQALASLSKLLLNQDLISELKVAKTKEDVTRLFNQAQKENEEQEMVVEVIEEDAPFVVAVTACPTGIAHTYMAEDALKNKAKEMDIAIKVETNGSDGVKHKLTSEDIKKATGVIVAADKNVEMARFDGKHLVNRPVSDGIKKTEELLTLATNGEASIYHATSGDKQAENQDETSKGSIGSQIYKHLMNGVSHMLPFVIGGGIAIALAFLIDQMLGVPSNELANLGSYHPAAAYFKAIGGTAFEFMLPVLAGFIASSIADRPGLIVGFTAGAMASSGLAFGHLEDATTSGFLGALVGGFLAGYVIVFLKKIFKNLPKSLDGIKTILFYPVFGLLITGFLMLFVNIPMSAINTGLNNFLENMSGSNAALLGALLAGMMAIDLGGPINKAAYVFGTGTLAATVATGGSVVMASVMAGGMVPPLAIFIATLMFKNQFTQKEQEAGITNLIMGFSFITEGAIPFAASDPLRMIPSFVVGSALTGGLVGSFGIKLMAPHGGIFVIMLVSQPLLYLLFIIIGSFVSALMLGALLKRRKVA is encoded by the coding sequence ATGAAAATAACAGACTTATTAGTAGAAGAGTGCATGATTTTAGACTTAAAAGCCACTGATAAAACAAGTGCTATTACAGAGATGGTTCAAAAATTATATGCCACAAAACGTATCAATGATGTAGCTATATTTGAAGCAGGAATACTAGCTCGTGAAGACCAGATGACAACAGGACTTGGTGACGGGATAGCGATGCCTCATGCAAAAAATAAAGCTGTAGAAAAACCAACTGTCTTATTTGCCAAAAGTGACAAAGGTGTTGACTATGATTCCTTAGACGGTGAGCCAACCTATTTATTCTTTATGATCGCTGCTCCAGAAGGGGCTAATGATACTCACTTACAAGCACTAGCTAGTTTATCGAAATTATTATTAAATCAAGACTTAATTAGTGAATTGAAAGTAGCTAAAACAAAAGAGGATGTCACTAGACTGTTTAACCAGGCTCAAAAAGAAAACGAAGAGCAAGAAATGGTAGTTGAAGTCATTGAAGAAGATGCGCCTTTTGTGGTTGCAGTAACTGCTTGTCCAACGGGAATTGCACACACGTATATGGCAGAAGATGCTTTAAAAAATAAAGCCAAAGAGATGGATATTGCTATTAAAGTGGAAACAAATGGCTCAGATGGCGTGAAGCACAAATTAACATCAGAGGACATCAAAAAAGCTACAGGTGTTATTGTAGCAGCTGATAAAAATGTCGAGATGGCTCGTTTTGATGGGAAACATTTAGTCAATCGTCCAGTCAGTGACGGGATTAAAAAAACAGAAGAATTATTAACTCTTGCTACAAATGGTGAAGCTTCAATTTATCATGCAACAAGTGGTGACAAGCAAGCCGAAAATCAAGATGAAACCAGTAAAGGTAGTATCGGTTCACAAATTTATAAACATCTGATGAATGGTGTTAGTCACATGTTACCTTTTGTTATTGGTGGCGGGATTGCGATTGCTCTAGCTTTCTTAATTGATCAGATGCTAGGTGTGCCAAGTAATGAGTTAGCAAATCTTGGATCATATCATCCAGCAGCGGCTTATTTTAAAGCCATTGGTGGAACAGCTTTTGAATTTATGTTACCTGTTTTAGCTGGATTTATCGCTTCAAGTATTGCAGATCGCCCAGGACTTATTGTAGGTTTTACAGCAGGAGCCATGGCAAGTAGTGGTTTAGCCTTTGGGCATTTAGAAGATGCCACAACATCAGGTTTCTTAGGTGCTTTAGTTGGTGGTTTCTTAGCAGGTTACGTGATTGTCTTCTTGAAAAAAATCTTTAAAAACTTACCGAAATCACTAGACGGAATTAAAACAATTTTATTCTATCCAGTGTTTGGTTTACTAATTACCGGATTTTTAATGTTGTTTGTTAATATTCCCATGTCAGCAATCAATACAGGTTTAAATAATTTCCTAGAAAATATGTCAGGTAGTAATGCTGCCTTATTAGGTGCTTTACTTGCTGGAATGATGGCGATTGACTTAGGTGGTCCAATTAATAAGGCAGCTTATGTATTTGGTACAGGAACGTTAGCTGCAACTGTCGCAACAGGTGGTAGTGTAGTGATGGCTTCTGTGATGGCTGGTGGTATGGTACCGCCTCTTGCAATTTTTATAGCAACGCTGATGTTTAAAAATCAGTTTACTCAAAAAGAACAAGAAGCAGGGATTACAAACTTAATTATGGGGTTCTCATTTATTACCGAAGGAGCTATTCCTTTTGCAGCCAGTGATCCACTGCGTATGATACCAAGTTTTGTAGTCGGTTCTGCTTTAACTGGTGGCTTAGTGGGAAGCTTTGGGATTAAACTTATGGCGCCACATGGTGGGATTTTTGTGATCATGCTTGTGAGTCAACCATTATTATATCTATTATTTATTATTATTGGTTCATTTGTCAGTGCCCTTATGTTAGGCGCACTACTAAAAAGAAGAAAAGTGGCATAA